One genomic segment of Verrucomicrobiia bacterium includes these proteins:
- a CDS encoding calcineurin-like phosphoesterase family protein yields the protein MHSKSGSRGTGHRGWWVTLITLGIAVAASAAEIATGVVFEDANGNGLRDPGERGLRGVRVSNQRDIVTTDREGRWRLPVLDGPETTFFVIKPRGFTPPLSADRLPRFFYTHKPAGSPPLKYAGVPPTGPLPASVDFPLSRQREPEVFQALFFGDTQPRDLREVDYFKHDIVEELIGQTNASFGVTLGDIVFDDLSVMEPHNAAVALIGIPWWNVIGNHDINTDAPDADAFDDTYNRLYGPNYFSFDYGPVHFVALDNIRWVPPAERTSSSTWRPSLDERQLAWLEADLQGVPQRQLVLLMMHVPINDLANREAVYRLIEGRPYCLSIAGHTHWHEHRFLKAEDGWRGARPHHHIVNVTACGSWWGGAPDELGIPQTTMSCGAPNGYTVLTFRDRGVSVDFKAARRPGGYQMNIHTPETVASAATGSTPVYVNLFNGAENSVVEMRLNNRGPWLKLQQVREPDPVFVAQREREGTNAVAPWRLLPKPIPSPHLWKGSLPDGLPPGTHYICVQGRDVNGTLHPAMRAITVE from the coding sequence ATTGCCGTGGCGGCATCCGCCGCAGAAATCGCCACCGGCGTGGTGTTCGAGGATGCCAATGGCAACGGCCTTCGCGACCCCGGAGAGCGCGGCCTGCGGGGCGTCCGCGTCTCGAACCAGCGTGACATCGTCACCACCGACCGCGAAGGCCGGTGGCGGCTGCCGGTGTTGGACGGCCCCGAGACCACATTCTTCGTCATCAAACCCCGCGGATTCACCCCGCCCCTTTCCGCCGACCGTCTCCCCCGCTTCTTCTACACTCACAAGCCCGCCGGGTCGCCGCCCCTCAAATACGCCGGGGTCCCGCCCACGGGGCCGCTGCCGGCGTCCGTGGACTTCCCCCTCAGCCGCCAGCGGGAACCCGAGGTCTTCCAGGCGCTGTTTTTCGGCGACACCCAGCCCCGGGATCTCCGGGAGGTGGATTACTTCAAGCACGACATCGTCGAAGAGTTGATTGGCCAGACGAATGCGTCATTCGGCGTCACGCTGGGCGACATCGTGTTCGACGATCTGAGCGTCATGGAACCGCATAACGCCGCGGTCGCCCTGATCGGCATTCCGTGGTGGAACGTGATCGGCAACCACGACATCAACACCGACGCCCCCGACGCGGACGCGTTCGACGACACGTACAACCGGCTGTACGGGCCCAACTACTTCTCCTTCGACTACGGCCCGGTCCATTTCGTGGCGCTGGACAACATCCGGTGGGTGCCCCCGGCCGAGCGGACCTCAAGTTCGACGTGGCGCCCGTCGCTGGACGAGCGCCAGCTCGCCTGGCTGGAGGCCGATCTGCAGGGGGTGCCGCAACGCCAGCTGGTGCTCTTGATGATGCACGTCCCGATCAATGATCTGGCCAACCGGGAGGCCGTGTACCGGCTCATTGAAGGACGCCCGTACTGCCTGAGCATCGCCGGGCACACCCACTGGCACGAGCACCGGTTCCTGAAGGCGGAGGACGGCTGGCGCGGTGCACGTCCGCATCATCACATCGTCAACGTCACGGCCTGCGGCAGCTGGTGGGGCGGTGCACCGGACGAGCTCGGCATTCCCCAGACCACGATGTCGTGTGGAGCCCCCAACGGCTACACGGTGCTCACGTTCCGCGACCGGGGGGTGAGTGTGGATTTCAAGGCGGCCCGGCGGCCCGGCGGCTACCAGATGAACATCCACACCCCCGAGACGGTGGCGTCGGCGGCGACCGGCTCGACCCCGGTCTACGTGAACCTCTTCAACGGTGCCGAAAACTCCGTCGTGGAGATGCGCCTCAACAACCGCGGGCCGTGGCTGAAACTCCAGCAGGTGCGCGAGCCGGACCCGGTGTTCGTCGCCCAGCGGGAGCGCGAGGGCACCAATGCAGTGGCGCCATGGCGGCTCCTGCCCAAGCCGATCCCGTCCCCGCACCTCTGGAAGGGATCGCTGCCCGACGGGCTCCCGCCGGGCACGCATTACATCTGCGTCCAGGGACGTGACGTGAACGGCACCCTGCATCCGGCGATGCGCGCCATCACCGTCGAATGA